The following nucleotide sequence is from Candidatus Hydrogenedentota bacterium.
CGGGGCGGCCAGGGACAAGATGATGTCCGGCGCGCGGTCCGTGTGCGGCCCATTGTAAAGCGCGGTCCTTGGCATGGCCTTTTCCACATGGGGCCACGCCTCCAACTGCGCGCAACACTCCGCCACAAAAGCGTCATACGCCTCCGGCGCCAAAGTCCCCTGCGGGTCCCGTCCCGCAAGATTCACCCGAACGGACGGGAAATAACCCAGTTCCTCGGACCAGGCGCGGGTCTTCGCCCAGTCAATCCCCCCGAAGCGCGACCGGCCCTCCGCGCCCGCCGCCAGCGTCCGGAACCTGCGGAACAGCGCGCCCCGGCGCCGTTCGGGCACCACGGCCAGGGCGGCGCGCTTCAGCAGGCTGCCCCGTTTTCCGCCGGACGCGAAACGCAGCAGTCCCAGTTCCGCCAGACGGTTGTTCAAGTGGACCACCCCGTCCCCCGCGCCGGTGAAACCGTGGTCCGACACCACCAGCACCAGCGTGTCAGGCCCGGCGGCGTCAACCAGTTTCCCCACGGCCTCATCCAGCCGCATGTACACCTCTTTTATCGTGTCCGCAAAACGGGAATCCTCCCGGAAGCGCGGCGAGGCCGGGTCGTGAAACATCCAGAAATGATGTGAGACCGTGTCTGACTCGCCGAAAACCGCCATGAAAAAGTCCCACGGCTCCCGCCGCAACAGGCGCAGGAGGATGGCCTCCTTCTCCGCGATTTTCGCCAGCAGCCGCGCCCGCGCGGTCCCGTGCCAGCCGGGGCCGATGCGGCTTTCCTGGAAATCCGCAAAACGCCACCCGGCGACCTCGGGATACAGTTCATGCGGATGGACAAAGGAGCGGTCTATGGCCGTGGCCACCGGCGAGTCAAAACCGGACACCATCAGCCCGTTCACCGCCTCGGGGGGATAAGTGGCGGGCACCCCCACCACGGCCACGCGCGCCCCCGCCTCCGAAAGGGTGTTCCACAGCGCCGGAACCCGGCGGTACGTGCTGTTCACGAAACGCAGGGCGTGCTGTCCGGAAACCGGCTCCGTGAAATCGAATATGCCATGGCGGCCCGGATTCACCCCCGTCACACAGGTGGTCCAAGCGGGAAAAGTGGCCGGGGGCATGGTGCTGCGCAGGGGCAGAAATGCGCCCCTGTCCGCAAGCGCCCCCAGATGGGGCAGCGCGCCCTCCCCCATCCAGCGCCGTGCCAGCTCCGGGTCCGCGCCGTCCAGTCCTATCACAAGCACCCTGCTCATGCGGCTATTGTAACATTAACCCCGCCGGCTTGTCGGAGCAAAATTTTTATCGGAAGGGTATTGACTTCTTAAAGAATACATGCTAGTATTGACCCCGTCATTGGCTAAGTCATGTTTTCGATTGTGTTCCACAGTGTCCTTCAGGGGTGAATTAGACACTGTGGCGGTAAATCATTGGGTCCCCGGTGGGTATGTCAAAGAGGTCGCATGAAATGGAAGGCAGGGATGGGTGTCAGAGGCTCCTGATTGTTGACGATGACCCGGCCATACGCGGTGTCATGGAGCGGTGGTTTGTGCGGCGGGGCTTCATCGTCTCGGTGGCCTGCGACGGGGTGGAGGCGGTTCAGCAATGCCGGACCGGCACCTTTGACCTGGTCACCATGGACTTGGAAATGCCCCGCATGAACGGGGTCGAGGCCATCCGCGTCATCAAGCGCGAAAATCCGGAAATTCCCGTCATCGTGGTGACCGGATACGCGCACGGCGCGGAGGCGCTGCGCGGGGAAACAATCGAGGCGGTGCTTGCCAAACCCCTGCGCATGGCGGAGATTGAGGCGGCGGTGCGCGCCGTGTTGGACAGGGTTCGCCGGCCCTCACAAGTCAACAAAGACCCTGAAGAACTCTGCGCCGCCCTCCCGTGAACTGCGGCGTGCAATCGTTCCAACCCCGCACCGCGCATTGATTTGCCAAACTGTGCCATGCTAGGATACCTTCCCTTTTGGCGTTTCGCCAACGGGTGAAAACCCTCCGGGTTTCCAGCATTCAGGACGTTCGGGCTGGACGTCCTCACACACGTTTCATCTCAAGGCGGCCCATCCCGGCGCAAACCGGCGGTGGCCCGCCTTTGGGCAACGCGCAGTCGGCACGGGATATTCAGCATGTTCATCGGCAGTCAATCCACCAGCACCCTCGTAGACATATTCCGGATCGGCCTCCACGAGGTCATCAGGGCCACGGGCCTTCCGGAAGAGGTGAAGTTCGAGACGAACGCCTGCGCGATGGTCCTGCGCGGCACAGACCTGGGAAACCGGATTGACTACCTGCGGATTGTCTTCACCGCCAAGCCGGGCGTTTCCCAGGCCGATGTGGAGAAGGCGCTCGCCTCCACCCGCATCAACGGCCGCGTCAAGGTTGACCAGGATTCCGTCAAACTGATCCTGCCCCCCTTCGAGTGGCGGCAGATGCAGCAGTTGTTGCCGATTGACGCCCTGGTGGAGCATTTCTGCAAGCACTCGCTGCGCTCCGCCACCTGGGAGCTGAACGTCGAGCGCTATGTGGATTTCGGCTTCAACATCAACAAGCTGATCGAGGAGATGAAGCGCCGCAAGGCCTCCGACCTGCACCTGCGCGCCGGAAACAAGCCCTTCATCCGCGTGGACAACGACCTGACTCCGCTGGACAATTGTCCGGCCATCACGGCGGAGGACATGCGCCAGTTCATCCTCCAGCTTGGCGGCCCCAACGAGATGCGCCTGCTTGAGACCGAGCGCGAGTCCAGCTTCCAATACCACGCCGTCGGAGTCGGCTACCTGCGCTGCTCGGGCTACATCAAGCAGAACGCCATGGCCCTGGCCATCCGCCTCATCCCCGAGTCGCCCCTGCCCTTCAACGCGCTGAACATTCCCGAGGTCGTGGCCTCGGTCTGCAACAAGCACCGCGGCCTCTTCCTGGTCTGCGGCGTCACCGGCTCGGGCAAGTCCACCACCCTGGCCGCCATGATTGACTTCATCAACGAGCGCCGACGCTGCCACATCATCACCGTCGAGGACCCCATCGAGTACGTGTACTCGGACAAGGCCAGCATCATCTCGCAGCGGCAGGTGGGCCGCGACACCCACTCCTTCGCGAACGCCCTGCGCGGCGCACTGCGCGAGGACCCGGACGTGATTCTCGTCGGTGAAATGCGCGACATCGAGACCATCCGCGCCGGCCTGAGCGCCGCCGAGACGGGCCACCTCGTCTTCAGCACCCTGCACACGACGACGTCGGTGGACACGGTCAACCGCATGATCAGTTACTTCCCGCAGAACGAGCGCGACCTGATCCGCCAGGAGATCGCATACACCCTCCAGGGCGTGGTCTGCCAGCGCCTGCTCAAGCGCATCGGCGGCGGCCGCATCCCCGCGGTGGAAATCCTCCTGGGCGGACGGCCCATCGTCCGCGACGCCATCCTTGACGGCGACCTGGACAAGCTCTGGGGCATCATCGAGGTGGACAGCGACATGCGCAGCTTTGACCAGTACGCCGTGGAGCTCTACCAGAAGGGGCTGGTGACGAAGGAGGAGGCCATCTCCGCGTGCAGCAACGAGGAGGGCTTCCAGCGCGTGATTTCGGGCATCAAGTCCACCGAGGGCCGCCGCCTCCTCAAGTGAGGCGGCTCACTCCGGCGCGGGCGGCGGCGCGGCGCGCTTCTGCGCCCGCACCACCAGCAGGCTCCCCGTCACCAGCACCGCCGCGCCAGCCCACTGCGCCGCGTTCATCGCCTCGTCCGGCCACAGCGCCAGCGCGATGAGATAGGTCGCCAGCGGGTTCAAAAGGTGCATGGTCGTGCAGAACGCCGCCCCCAGCCGCACCTGCGCGTAGTGGAACGCGCAGTGCGCCCCGCTGATGCTCACCATCCCGGACACAAAGGCCAGCAGGCCCACGCCCGGCCCCGCCGACACCAGCAGCGAAACGTCGCCCATCACCAGCATCACCGGCAGGAAACCCGCCGTCACCATCACGGCCACCACGGTGAACATGGGCACCGGGTGCAGGTCCTTGCAGGTGTGCCGGCTCCCCACGATGTAAAGCGCCCAGCACACGTTCACAAACATCAGCAGGCCGAAGGCCAGATCGAAGGCCGGCAGCGGCCCCGCGCCGGGCTCCCGCATCAGCACGCCCATCACCCCCGCGAACGCCAGCAGCGCCCCGATCAGGTACAGGGGGTTGAGGATCACGCCGCGCTCCTCGTGAAACACGGCGTAGCTTAGCAGCACCACCATGGGCACCTGGAGCTTCGCGATGAGCTGCGCCGACGTGGCCGTCGTGTGGTAGATGGCCATGGTCCACGCCGTCTGCATGCACACCACCAGCAGGCTGATGGCCAGCAGGGTGCGCCAGCGCCCCAGCGCCTGGCGCAGCTCGCGGGGGTACACCGCCGCGCACCACGGCAGCAGCGCCGCCGCCGCGCTCACATACCGCGCGAAGGACTGTGTGTAGGGGTCGTAGTGCGGCGAGAGCAGCCGGATGAACACCGGCGCGAGCGCCCAGCCCAGCGCCGAGAACGCCAGCGCCGCATAGGCCGCCGTGTGACGCCCGCGCGGCTTCATTTTTCCAGCGCGGCGACGACCCGGTCGCCGAACTCCGCCGTGCCCAGCACGCGGTCCTCCGAGCCGGGCCCGGCGAGGTCCGCCGTCACAAAGCCCCCGGCGAAGACCCCGCGCAGCGCCGCCCAGACGCGGTCCGCCTCGGCCTTCATGCCGAAACTCTTCTCCAGCATCAGCGCCGCGGACCCGATCATGCTGTACGGGTTGGCCACACCCCGTCCGGCAATGTCCGGTGCCGACCCGTGCGAGGGCTCGTAGTAAGACTTCTCCGCGCCGATGCACGCCGACGGCATCAGCCCCAGCGAACCCAGAATGCCCCCGGCCAGGTCGCTCAGGATGTCCCCGAACATGTTCTCCATCACCATCACGTCGAACTGGTCCGGGCGCAGCACCAGCGCCGCCGCCGCCGCGTCCACGATGATGTCGCGCAGCTCCACGTCCGGATACTCCCGCGCCACCTCGTCCAGCACGTCGTTCCACAGCACGCTCGACAGGAGCACGTTGCTCTTGTGCACGCTGTGCAGCACCCCGCGCCTGCGGCGCGCCTCCTCGAAGCCCGCCACCAGTATCTGACGGATTTCCACCTCGCTGTAGTCCAGCGACTCCTTCACAAAGCGGTCGCCCTCCTCCGTGCGCCCCTCCGTCTTGTCCCCGAAATAGAGTCCGCCCACCAGCTCGCGGATCATCACGATGTCTATCCCGTTGGGTATGCGCTCCGCGCGCAGCGGCGAGAAGCGCAGCAGCTCCGGCGGCAGCCACACGGGCCGGATGTTCGCGTAGGTGTTGTAGCGGCGCCGCAGGGGCAGCAGCCCCGCGCGCTCGGGCTGCTCGTTCACCGGAATCTGCCGCGACGCCTCCGTCCCCAGCCCTATCGGCCCCTTCAATATGGCGTCCGCCGCGTCGCAGACCGCCACAGTCTCCTCCGGGAACGCGCAGCCGTGCGTGAACCACGCCTGCCCGCCGAAGGGCGCGTAGTTCAGCTCGAAGCGGTGCTCCGACTGTTCCTCCACCGCGCGGAGCACCCGCACCGCCTCGCGCGTGATTTCCGGGCCGATCCCGTCGCCTTCCAATACCGCTACCGTGTGTGTCTTCATGTGCCTGTGTCCGTATGATGGGATGGGGGTGCGGCGGATGCGCGAATGCCGCTGTGGACGCACGGGAGAGCCGCCGGGAAAAGTATAGCACATCCGGGCGGTTTGCGGGTCCCGGCGTTGTGTTTTCGCCTGAAAAACCCGCACAATGGCATGTCGCCTTTTTTCTGTCCACCAGGAGACTGCCCATGAACGCGCGGTTGATTCCCCTGCTGCTCCTCTCCGGCCTGGCGGCGGCGCAGTCTCCCCCGGACCTGCGGGTGGGCGCGGCGTTCCACGCCTTCGAGCATCTGTACGACTATGGAAAACAGGCGGAGGCCGCCGCGGCCTGCGGGGCCACGGTCATCTACGCCACCGGCCTGGGCTCGGACGGCTACACGGGCCTGCCCGCCCCGGAGGAGTGGGCCGCGCATCTTGCGGACAGCCGCGCCTATGCGGCGCACGCCAAAAACCTGGGCATCCCCACCGTGCTGGGCTACCTCTGCGCCACGTCCATCGTGGGCCTGGACACCTTTGACGCGCACTGGACCCCGGAACTGCGGGCCGAATGCGGCACCGCCCCGGCGTCCTGGCTCCAGCAGGACGCAAACGGCGACCCGCTGCCGTCGTGGTACGGCGGCGACTACCGGCCCGCCTGCATGAACAACCCCGGCTGGCTCGCCTACCAGCGGTTCATGGTCCGCGCCCAGATTGGGTCCGGGCATGACGGCATCTTCTTCGACAACCCCACGGTCCACATGGACGGCTGTTACTGTCCCCACTGCATGGAAAAATTCGCCGGATTCCTCCGCGCGGCGGGTGTCGAAGTTGCGGAAAACTCCACAAACGCCCTGCGCGTCCTGGCCAAGGAGAGGCCGGAAGACTTCCTGCGTTTCCGCGCCACAACGGGCCGGGACTTTTTGGCCGCCATGCGGGAACAGGCCAGATTGCTGAACCCGCACGCCGTGGTGACGGCGAACAACAGCCTGAACAACACCGCCGTGCTTTTCTCGCAGTGCCACACCTACGGCTACTGCATCCCGGAGATGGCGAGGGCCGAGGATTTCGTGGTCATCGAGGACATGGGCGCCCAGCCGCGCATGCTTTCCAACGGTAAAACGGCGGAATGCGGCCCCACCTACGCCCAGCTCCACGGCATCATCCACGGGAAGCCCCTGGTCGCCGTGACCATCGCCGACAACGACTACCACACCCCGCCAAACCTGGTGCGCCTGGCAATGATCGAGGCCGCCGCCCACAAGACGGTCTACATGCTGTGGTCCACCTGGCCCGAGGAACAGCGGCCCGGCATGATTGCCGCCGTCCGGCCCTATGCGGACTGGCTGCGATCGCACACGGAACTGCTGGAAAACTCCAGGCCCCGGAATGATGTGACGCTCTTCCTGCCGTTCCGCCGGTGGGTGGAAACGAAGGAGTGCGCCGTGTCCGGCATCGCGGCGGCCCTCACCCGCGCCAATGTGCAGTATGAGGTGGTGGACGAGGAGAAGCTCCCCGCCGCGCTGGACCATGCAGGGGTGCTGCTTGCCGAGAGTCCGGAGGTGTTTTCCGGGTCCGAACGCAAGAGGCTCCCCGCCTTCGGGGCCGCCGGGGGCAGGTTCGTGGACGCATCGGCCAAAAACTGGCTGGACGGCCTGCGGGAGGCCGTCGCCGCGCCCGCACTGGCACTGGACGCGCCGCCCACGGTGCGTGGGGTGGTGCGCGACACGGACACGCAGACCGTGCTTTTCCTGTACAATCTCCACGCGGAGCGCCTCTCCTCCTTCGAGGACCGGGTGACGCCCGCCGAAAACCTGACCGCCCGTGTCCGGGTGCCCTTTTCCAGTGTCGGCTCCGTGGCCCTTTCCTCTGTGGACCCGGAAACCGTTTCCGGGCCGGTCCCGCATGAAATAGAACACGGCGCGGGCGGCACACTGGTGACGGTGCGCATACCCCGCCTCCACACGGGCATGATG
It contains:
- a CDS encoding alkaline phosphatase family protein, with the protein product MSRVLVIGLDGADPELARRWMGEGALPHLGALADRGAFLPLRSTMPPATFPAWTTCVTGVNPGRHGIFDFTEPVSGQHALRFVNSTYRRVPALWNTLSEAGARVAVVGVPATYPPEAVNGLMVSGFDSPVATAIDRSFVHPHELYPEVAGWRFADFQESRIGPGWHGTARARLLAKIAEKEAILLRLLRREPWDFFMAVFGESDTVSHHFWMFHDPASPRFREDSRFADTIKEVYMRLDEAVGKLVDAAGPDTLVLVVSDHGFTGAGDGVVHLNNRLAELGLLRFASGGKRGSLLKRAALAVVPERRRGALFRRFRTLAAGAEGRSRFGGIDWAKTRAWSEELGYFPSVRVNLAGRDPQGTLAPEAYDAFVAECCAQLEAWPHVEKAMPRTALYNGPHTDRAPDIILSLAAPDGYPPSCVRARGGPSFRRLDPAGYAGGKERGMNGVHRDPGLLLCSRPVAAAAPSLLDIAPTVFAALGVPGPPMEGVSLLGAPPAMEQGPEDGDGSREPEPYGAAEAAVLEARLRALGYLE
- a CDS encoding response regulator, giving the protein MEGRDGCQRLLIVDDDPAIRGVMERWFVRRGFIVSVACDGVEAVQQCRTGTFDLVTMDLEMPRMNGVEAIRVIKRENPEIPVIVVTGYAHGAEALRGETIEAVLAKPLRMAEIEAAVRAVLDRVRRPSQVNKDPEELCAALP
- a CDS encoding PilT/PilU family type 4a pilus ATPase encodes the protein MFIGSQSTSTLVDIFRIGLHEVIRATGLPEEVKFETNACAMVLRGTDLGNRIDYLRIVFTAKPGVSQADVEKALASTRINGRVKVDQDSVKLILPPFEWRQMQQLLPIDALVEHFCKHSLRSATWELNVERYVDFGFNINKLIEEMKRRKASDLHLRAGNKPFIRVDNDLTPLDNCPAITAEDMRQFILQLGGPNEMRLLETERESSFQYHAVGVGYLRCSGYIKQNAMALAIRLIPESPLPFNALNIPEVVASVCNKHRGLFLVCGVTGSGKSTTLAAMIDFINERRRCHIITVEDPIEYVYSDKASIISQRQVGRDTHSFANALRGALREDPDVILVGEMRDIETIRAGLSAAETGHLVFSTLHTTTSVDTVNRMISYFPQNERDLIRQEIAYTLQGVVCQRLLKRIGGGRIPAVEILLGGRPIVRDAILDGDLDKLWGIIEVDSDMRSFDQYAVELYQKGLVTKEEAISACSNEEGFQRVISGIKSTEGRRLLK
- a CDS encoding DMT family transporter, which gives rise to MKPRGRHTAAYAALAFSALGWALAPVFIRLLSPHYDPYTQSFARYVSAAAALLPWCAAVYPRELRQALGRWRTLLAISLLVVCMQTAWTMAIYHTTATSAQLIAKLQVPMVVLLSYAVFHEERGVILNPLYLIGALLAFAGVMGVLMREPGAGPLPAFDLAFGLLMFVNVCWALYIVGSRHTCKDLHPVPMFTVVAVMVTAGFLPVMLVMGDVSLLVSAGPGVGLLAFVSGMVSISGAHCAFHYAQVRLGAAFCTTMHLLNPLATYLIALALWPDEAMNAAQWAGAAVLVTGSLLVVRAQKRAAPPPAPE
- the leuB gene encoding 3-isopropylmalate dehydrogenase: MKTHTVAVLEGDGIGPEITREAVRVLRAVEEQSEHRFELNYAPFGGQAWFTHGCAFPEETVAVCDAADAILKGPIGLGTEASRQIPVNEQPERAGLLPLRRRYNTYANIRPVWLPPELLRFSPLRAERIPNGIDIVMIRELVGGLYFGDKTEGRTEEGDRFVKESLDYSEVEIRQILVAGFEEARRRRGVLHSVHKSNVLLSSVLWNDVLDEVAREYPDVELRDIIVDAAAAALVLRPDQFDVMVMENMFGDILSDLAGGILGSLGLMPSACIGAEKSYYEPSHGSAPDIAGRGVANPYSMIGSAALMLEKSFGMKAEADRVWAALRGVFAGGFVTADLAGPGSEDRVLGTAEFGDRVVAALEK